The stretch of DNA TCGACTCTTCGACCTCTCGGAGCTGATCCAGTGGTCGCAGCGCCACGACGTAACCCTCGTGTCGGCCACGGAGTCACACTTCGATCTGTCGAACGACTTCGGCGACATCATCGCGCTACTCATCGCGAAAGTGGCCGAGATGGAGTTGGCCGCAATCAGCGCCCGCAATGCGTCGGCGTCGCACCACAACATCCGCAGCGGAAAGTGGAGGGGTGGGATCGCGCCCTGGGGTTATGTGCCGGAGAGGGGTGACGACAAGGTCTGGCGACTCGTCCAGGACCCGGTGCAGGTTGAGGTGATCCACGAAGTCGTCGAGCGGGTGTTGGCTGGGGAACCGCTGCGGCCGATCGCAGCCGACCTCACGGCCCGCGGGGTACTGACGCCGAAGGACCGCATCAACCAGCTCAAAGGGCGGGAGATCAAGCACTACGCCTGGGCCAGTGGTCGGATGAAAGAGCAGCTGACCAGCCGAACGCTGTTGGGTCAGATCGTCACTCGTGACCCGGTGGTCGATGCCAAGGGTCAAGTTCAGCGAGACGCCAGGGGCCACAGGATCTTAGGGCCAGAGTTCGTCGTCACCGGAGATGATGGCCGGCCGGTGGTACGGGCGGAGCCGATCTTGACGCGGGAGATCTTCGACCGGGTCGGCGCGGCGCTGCGAGCCCGCGGGGTCGATCGCACGGCGACGACGACGTCGGGGTTACTGCTCAAGGTGCTGTTCTGCGGCCAGTGCGGGCGCCCGGCATACAGGCTCAAGGGCGGCCCGGGCCGCAAGCCGCGGTACCGGTGCGCCTATGCCCAGGACAAGAAGGGTGCGGCCGGCATCAAGGGGCCGTGCGACAACCGGAGCGTGCCGCTGGAGTGGGCTGACGCCGAGGTCGAGCGATACGTGCTCGACCGGGTCGGGCCGATGGAACGGATGGTGCGGACCTGGTTCAGCGGGAGCGATAGTCGCGGAGAGCTGGCCGAGATCGACGAGCTGCTCGGCGACCTAGTCGACCAGCTGGGCACGGGGGCATTCAAGCGCGGAACGCCGCAGCGAAAGCGGTTGGACGCCCGCATAGCGGCGCTGACTGAGCGACAGGACGAACTACGTGGCCAGCCGATCGAGCAGCCGTCATGGCGTTACGAGGGCACCGGCGAGTCGGTGTCGGAGTGGTGGAGCCGGGCCGACTCGGCGACCCGAACGGCGTGGTTACGGGAGTCGGGTGTGCGGGTTACGTGGCGTTCGCACACCGAGAGCGGCCGCACGAAGCTCGACAAGTTCGAGATCACGATGGGCCACGGTCCGGGCCTGGATGGTGGCGCGCTGCCGGGGCCGATGGCGGGCGCGGCTGAGGCCGTAAGTGCGTTCCGGTCACACGAACCGGCCGTGGCCGAGGTGATGGCCGGGATGGCGTCGACGTGGTGGCGCGAGGGCGATCTTCTGCAGGAAGTGGCAGACGAGGAGTAGAACCACGCCCCGACGGGGGCCGGCACCGGCTTGTGTGTAGCCGTGTAGCCAAAAAAGTGGCTCGCCGTAACTTCCCCCCATAGAGACCCCCTTTCCGGGAAAAGGTTATAGGGGGAGTTGGCTACATTGGCTACACACGGTATGACCTGCGGTTTCATGGATCATCCATGTAGCTTTTTGTAGCTTTTTTGAGCGAAAAAGCTACAACTGGCGGAGATGTCATGGATTATCCATGTCTGATGTAGCCAAAACGAGAAAAAAGCTACAACTGGCTACACCGGTAGCTACAACCACCCGGAAATGTGATCCTCATAACATTGATCTCCGCTGTCTGGTCTGGGCTCTATTTCTGAGAGTAAAACTCGCCGATAGCTGTGACCAGTCGCGTTGCCACTTCGCTAGCAGTTTTTCCATTACTCCACTTCCATTGTCGCCTCCGAATAGGCCTGTCTATCAGCGCTTTTCATCCTCGATCACCTTCGTCATGATGGGTGCAGGCCCAGCGGAAACGCCGCTCGGCGAACGGGAAGGAGGGGTGACGATGACGGCACCTGTGCTGACCGGCCCGGCCGTCATATGGATGGCGCCGGCTGAGTACGCCGAATATCGCCGGCTCGGTATTGCCACTGTGTACCGACGGCTCAAGGCGGGGCGGATTCCCGGCGCAGAGCAGGCCGCAGAGCGCCATACATGGCGCATCCCGGTGCATACCGGGGTCTGACGGCGAACCAGCTGTAGAAACAAAGAACACCGGCCACGAGGGCCGGTGTTCTCTCAAGATTCTGTTATTCCCTACTCACGCGACGTGGCTGCAACCGTGTCGCGCTACAAGGAGATTTTATCATGTCTACCCCTGACATCGCACGTGCTGCGGGATCAATTGACGGTTTGAGCGACGCATACCTCGTCGCTGTCCATGTCCAGCGCGAGACTCAAGTCCTGACATTCATGGCCG from Gordonia humi encodes:
- a CDS encoding recombinase family protein translates to MGKRALIVIRLSRVTDATTSPERQLAACRELCEQRDYDVVDVVEDLDVSAGATTPFTRPKLGPWLNSRHQEFDVLVFYRVDRIARRLFDLSELIQWSQRHDVTLVSATESHFDLSNDFGDIIALLIAKVAEMELAAISARNASASHHNIRSGKWRGGIAPWGYVPERGDDKVWRLVQDPVQVEVIHEVVERVLAGEPLRPIAADLTARGVLTPKDRINQLKGREIKHYAWASGRMKEQLTSRTLLGQIVTRDPVVDAKGQVQRDARGHRILGPEFVVTGDDGRPVVRAEPILTREIFDRVGAALRARGVDRTATTTSGLLLKVLFCGQCGRPAYRLKGGPGRKPRYRCAYAQDKKGAAGIKGPCDNRSVPLEWADAEVERYVLDRVGPMERMVRTWFSGSDSRGELAEIDELLGDLVDQLGTGAFKRGTPQRKRLDARIAALTERQDELRGQPIEQPSWRYEGTGESVSEWWSRADSATRTAWLRESGVRVTWRSHTESGRTKLDKFEITMGHGPGLDGGALPGPMAGAAEAVSAFRSHEPAVAEVMAGMASTWWREGDLLQEVADEE